One segment of Alnus glutinosa chromosome 2, dhAlnGlut1.1, whole genome shotgun sequence DNA contains the following:
- the LOC133861886 gene encoding uncharacterized protein LOC133861886, with translation MDQGTLLSQVVKSIAHLKESQESQQKALEELTQQMNSLASSYDSLTRSQCRPRENSPDGSVNCNGCIHICTPHLEFPKFNGKDPRGWIYKAQQFFLYYQTPPQDQLLISSIYMEGRALAWYMWMDNSGALTSWEAFTKALEIRFGPSPFYDPVEALIKLTQTATVEDFQSHFEFIANRTKDLPEPFMIGCFINGLREDIRLTVKMFKPTTLSSAFVLARMQEEKCLAEAKLSG, from the exons ATGGACCAAGGAACTCTTCTCTCGCAGGTCGTCAAATCAATAGCTCACCTTAAAGAAAGTCAAGAAAGTCAACAGAAGGCTCTCGAAGAACTTACTCAACAGATGAATAGCTTGGCTTCCAGCTACGATTCCTTAACTCGATCGCAGTGCAGGCCAAGGGAGAACTCACCTGATGGATCAGTGAACT GCAATGGGTGCATCCACATATGCACACCCCACTTGGAATTTCCGAAATTCAATGGGAAGGATCCCCGAGGGTGGATTTACAAAGCGCAACAGTTCTTCCTATACTACCAAACTCCTCCCCAAGATCAACTCCTCATCTCCTCCATTTACATGGAAGGAAGAGCTTTAGCTTGGTATATGTGGATGGATAACTCGGGAGCATTAACCAGTTGGGAGGCCTTTACCAAAGCCTTGGAAATTAGGTTCGGTCCCTCTCCCTTTTATGATCCAGTGGAAGCCCTCATCAAGCTCACACAAACTGCCACAGTTGAGGATTTCCAATCCCACTTCGAATTCATTGCCAATAGGACAAAGGATTTACCAGAGCCATTTATGATCGGCTGTTTTATAAATGGGCTCAGAGAGGACATCAGACTTACTGTAAAGATGTTCAAACCCACCACCTTGTCTTCTGCTTTTGTACTGGCCCGTatgcaagaagaaaaatgtttagCAGAAGCAAAACTATCAGGATAG
- the LOC133861929 gene encoding cell number regulator 6 translates to MADGAAPSRYVKLNKDQAPLEDFKPGELNQPIEVPQLAVHKCNECGQPLPESFQPPADEPWTTGIFGCAEDRESCLTGLFCPCVLFGRNVERLREDTPWTTPCMCHAICVEGGVVLAVATTVFGCIDPSFLVCEGLLFAWWMCGIYTGLVRQSLQKKYHLKNSPCDPCLVHCCMHCCALCQEHREMKGRLSDSVVMPMTIVNPPPVQEMNHADKDSAPSSANNEHTNLEMQAL, encoded by the exons ATGGCAGATGGGGCAGCGCCTTCGCGGTATGTGAAGCTGAATAAGGATCAGGCGCCTCTGGAGGATTTTAAGCCTGGAGAGCTTAATCAACCCATTGAGGTTCCTCAG TTGGCTGTTCACAAGTGCAATGAATGTGGGCAGCCTCTACCTGAAAGCTTTCAGCCTCCTGCAGATGAACCTTGGACAACAGGGATTTTTGGCTGTGCTGAAGACAGAGAAAGTT GCTTGACGGGACTATTCTGTCCATGTGTTTTGTTTGGGCGCAACGTTGAAAGGTTGAGAGAAGATACCCCTTGGACCACGCCATGCATGTGTCATGCCATTTGTGTTGAAGGTGGAGTTGTGCTGGCAGTGGCTACCACAGTCTTCGGTTGTATTGACCCATCGTTCCTCGTATGTGAGGGTTTGTTATTTGCTTGGTGGATGTGTGGCATATACACTGGTCTTGTTCGGCAATCCTTACAGAAGAAATATCATTTGAAG AACTCGCCGTGTGACCCGTGCTTGGTGCACTGCTGCATGCACTGTTGTGCCTTGTGTCAGGAGCACAGGGAGATGAAGGGCCGCCTTTCTGACAGTGTTGTCATGCCAATGACCATTGTCAATCCCCCCCCTGTTCAAGAGATGAATCATGCTGACAAGGACTCTGCACCATCCTCTGCCAACAACGAGCACACCAATTTGGAAATGCAGGCTTTGTAG
- the LOC133861703 gene encoding dynein light chain 1, cytoplasmic-like: MERPEAEYERTRRGTLAKNKGKKVLHPPRHKLALQPLALAPSNEVKLAAIAVDLNVRLRSAEMPPSMQERAFRYAKALLDANPGKKPSPTRLAMCLKKEFDGVYGLAWHCIVGKSFGSFVTHSTGGFVYFSVGNLSFLLFKTVVRPSLLRC; this comes from the exons atggaGAGGCCAGAGGCAGAGTACGAAAGAACAAGACGAGGGACGCTGGCAAAGAATAAGGGAAAGAAAGTGCTACACCCACCCCGGCACAAGTTGGCTTTGCAACCGCTAGCATTGGCTCCGTCCAACGAGGTGAAGCTGGCAGCCATAGCCGTTGATTTGAACGTCCGGCTGAGATCGGCCGAGATGCCTCCTTCGATGCAAGAGCGTGCCTTCCGGTACGCCAAAGCACTCCTCGACGCTAATCCGGGGAAGAAACCCAGTCCAACGCGCCTTGCCATGTGCCTCAAGAAG GAATTTGATGGAGTGTATGGTCTGGCATGGCACTGCATTGTTGGGAAGAGTTTTGGATCTTTCGTGACTCACTCGACGGGTGGATTTGTCTATTTCTCCGTTGGCAAcctttcctttcttctcttcaAGACCGTGGTCCGACCAAGTCTCCTTCGCTGCTGA
- the LOC133861268 gene encoding peroxisomal membrane protein 11-4, whose protein sequence is MNDKVDKLVIFLAKRDGIDKLVKTFQYTSKLVHWHAGATRPDIAGKAKQWEVASGLSRKAFRSGRFLTGFNGLRRSPGSTPALRFLAVLANAGEMVYFFFDHFLWLSRIGVLDAKLAQKMSFISAFGESFGYIFFIISDFIAIREGVAAEKKLVSASEGEPEDAKQSIKKIKADRVMRLMAVAANVADLIIGVADIEPNPFCNHAVALGISGLVSAWAGWYRNWPS, encoded by the coding sequence ATGAATGACAAAGTGGACAAGTTGGTCATCTTCCTAGCAAAGAGAGATGGTATTGACAAGCTTGTGAAGACCTTCCAATATACCTCCAAGCTTGTCCACTGGCACGCCGGAGCCACCCGTCCAGATATCGCCGGAAAAGCCAAGCAATGGGAGGTTGCCTCGGGGCTCAGCCGGAAGGCTTTTAGGAGTGGCCGGTTTCTCACCGGCTTCAATGGTCTGAGAAGAAGCCCTGGCTCAACCCCTGCCCTCCGGTTCCTAGCAGTTCTGGCTAACGCAGGCGAGATGGTGTATTTCTTTTTCGACCACTTTCTTTGGCTGTCAAGAATTGGAGTCTTGGACGCGAAGTTGGCACAAAAGATGAGCTTCATATCAGCATTTGGTGAGTCTTTTGgctatattttctttattatatcTGATTTCATTGCCATTAGAGAGGGAGTAGCGGCAGAGAAAAAGCTCGTCAGTGCTTCAGAAGGAGAACCAGAGGATGCGAAACAGAGCATCAAAAAGATCAAAGCTGATAGAGTGATGAGGCTGATGGCAGTGGCAGCTAATGTTGCCGACTTGATTATTGGTGTGGCGGATATCGAACCCAACCCGTTCTGCAACCACGCTGTTGCTCTTGGGATCAGCGGATTGGTCTCTGCATGGGCTGGTTGGTACAGAAATTGGCCCTCGTAG
- the LOC133859349 gene encoding GDP-mannose transporter GONST3-like — protein sequence MSNNNNDVENPRFGAGQKGAVARTPSGEIQTNWYSGLLQQASVYGIAAGYCLSASLLSIINKWAVMKFPYPGALTALQYFTSAAGVLICEWLNFIERDRLDLLTMWRFLPAAIIFYLSLFTNSELLLHANVDTFIVFRSAVPIFVAIGETLFLHQPWPSIRTWISLVTIFGGSVLYVLTDYQFTVMAYSWALAYLVSMSIDFVYIKHVVMTIGLNTWGLVLYNNLEALLLFPLELLIMGELKKIKHEITDESDWYSFQVVLPVGLSCLFGLSISFFGFSCRRAISATGFTVLGIVNKLLTVVINLVIWDKHSTFVGTAGLLICMLGGVMYQQSTSKKPKDAKEVNAQETDGEQEKLLEMQCNTVSNGNQKEVVESEVGR from the coding sequence ATGTCTAATAACAATAATGATGTGGAGAATCCAAGATTTGGTGCCGGCCAGAAAGGTGCAGTTGCTCGTACTCCCTCTGGTGAAATCCAAACAAACTGGTACAGTGGCCTACTCCAGCAAGCCTCAGTCTATGGTATAGCTGCCGGTTACTGCCTATCTGCATCTTTGCTTTCCATCATCAACAAATGGGCGGTGATGAAATTTCCTTATCCCGGGGCATTAACTGCTTTACAGTACTTCACAAGCGCAGCTGGGGTCCTCATTTGTGAATGGCTTAATTTCATTGAGCGTGACAGGCTTGACCTTTTAACCATGTGGCGCTTCTTGCCTGCAGCAATTATATTCTACCTCTCTCTTTTCACCAACAGTGAGCTTCTTCTCCATGCCAATGTTGACACATTCATTGTCTTCCGTTCAGCAGTTCCCATATTTGTTGCAATAGGAGAGACCCTCTTCTTGCACCAGCCATGGCCATCAATTAGAACATGGATCTCACTTGTCACTATCTTTGGAGGAAGCGTGCTTTATGTGCTAACAGATTACCAGTTCACAGTCATGGCTTATAGCTGGGCCCTAGCTTACCTGGTAAGTATGTCCATAGATTTTGTTTACATAAAGCATGTAGTCATGACCATCGGTTTGAATACATGGGGTCTCGTATTGTACAACAATCTTGAGGCTCTCCTCCTGTTTCCTTTGGAGCTGCTTATAATGGGCGAATTGAAGAAGATAAAGCATGAAATCACGGATGAGTCAGATTGGTACTCTTTCCAGGTGGTTTTGCCAGTGGGGTTATCATGTTTGTTTGGTTTATCAATCTCTTTCTTCGGGTTTTCTTGCCGGAGGGCAATTTCTGCAACCGGGTTTACTGTTCTTGGTATAGTGAACAAGCTATTAACGGTTGTGATTAATTTGGTCATTTGGGACAAGCATTCGACATTTGTGGGAACAGCGGGGCTTTTGATTTGTATGCTTGGTGGGGTTATGTATCAGCAGTCTACAAGCAAAAAGCCTAAAGATGCAAAAGAAGTAAATGCACAAGAGACTGACGGGGAACAAGAAAAGTTACTTGAAATGCAATGCAACACAGTAAGTAACGGCAATCAGAAGGAAGTTGTTGAATCAGAAGTGGGGAGATGA